TAAAAAGCCGAATTCGATTTTTGGACTTGTACGGCTTTCAGTGCCATTTCATCGGCACGTTCTTGCATTGCAGAATCACCAATTTGGACATCCGCAAAGTACTTTTCGGGATGCTCAAAAAAGTCTGCGCCAAATCTCTCAACGAAATGGGTTTTGAGTTTCCAAACGCGGTTCAATGCCTCATCAATTCGGGCCTCGCTCAAGATTCCGCTTATTACTGCCCGTTCCACACCAAGTACTATTTCGGGCACATTCCGAACGTCCAATAAAATATCTGCCCCTGCATTGATGAGCATCACCGCCATGTCTGCTTCTGTTTGGTCTTCTGGCCCAATCCCTCCCATTAGCAAGCTATCCGTGATGACGGCTCCAGTAAAACCCATCTCGTGCCGGAGCAATGTCACCAAAATTTTATGCGAAGCCGTAGCAGGTGTTTTGAGGTCATCAAGTGCCGGAAAAGCAACATGTGCCGTCATCACCAACTCGGCGCCGGCCTCAAATGCTTGTTTGAAGGGCGGCAAGTCGAATTGCGCCATCTCGGCCTTGCTTGCTGTTACTTGCGCCAATTCCTCATGCGAGTCTTGGTCTGTATTCCCATGACCGGGGAAGTGTTTCGGGCAGGTTAACAAGCCTTCTGCACGTGATCCTCGAATGAATGCCTCGACCAAGCGGCCTGCTTCTTCTGGCTCGGTACTAAAAGCACGGGTGGCAATAATCGGATTATTGGGGTTTCGACTTACGTCTGCTACGGGTGCAAAAGCGATATGAACCCCCATCGCCAAGGCTTCGCGTGCGCCAATTCGGGCAAATTCCTCCACCAAATCAACCGCTTCTTCCGCATTTCCCATCGCCTGAAAAGCCATGACATGCGGGAACACCGTAGCTGGGCGCATTTGCTGACCCACACCACGTTCCATATCCGTCCCAACCAATAACGGATACTTGACTGCTTTTTGTAATTTCTTAAGGGTTTCGGTAGCGGCGGGATAAAGGCCATTAAACAAGCACAAGCCACCAATTGGCCATTCTTGGATCATGTCTAAAATCCGATTTTCGTCTTCATTGACACGCTTTGCCGGCGGCATATTGGATCCAATTCTCACAAAAAGAAGCTGCGCGATTTTATCTCGGAGGGTCGTTGGATGGTTCATTTATCGCTTGTTTTAAGTTGCCTAAGATTACCATGTTCTATTTGACTTTGATGTCGTCGTATTTACGCCGCCCTGCTTAATCATTTCCCAGACCAAATCAGCATATTTTGGCCTAATGTCCCGAATTTTCTGGTTCTCGCGGGTCGGATAAACCCGATTGGTAAGCAAAACCGCGAACACCTTGGCATCGGGGTCAATCCAAATACTGGTTCCCGTAAATCCGGTATGGCCATAACTTCTTGGCCCCCATTTTGTCCCAGCGGTGGTATAGCCGGCTTTGGGCTTGGTATCCCAACCCAATCCGCGGGTACTGAAACCCGGACGCTGAACTTTGGTGAACAAGCGAATGGTTTCGGGTTTGAGATATTGTTTACCACCATACGATCCCTCATTCAACATCAAATGGGCGAAAATGGCGAGATCATTGGCCGTTGAAAACAAGCCAGCATGACCGGATGTTCCGCCCAGCACCCAAGCACATTCGTCATGTACCTCGCCCTGCATCAGTTTTTTCCGGAAATACGTGTCTTTTTCAGTCGGAACAATTCTTTGATTGTCATCAGCACCATTGGTGGTTCTAAAACCTGTACGTTCCATGCCCAACGGCTTCCAAAAATTGTCCTTCAAGTAAGCATCCAACGTCTTTCCGGAAATACGTTCCACAATCAAACCCATCAGAATCATATCCAAGTCGCTGTATTCCATTTTGGTATCTGGGGTGTAGTACAATTTATCTGCATAGATATGCTGCAACACCCCTTCTCGCGAATGAATTCCCATGTTATAGAAGGCATAGAAGGCTTTTAACCCACCCGTATGCGTCATAAGGTGTCGGATGGTGAGTTGGTCTTTGCCGTTTGGTGCAAATTCGGGGATGTATTTTACCACTTTATCGTCCAAACGTAGCCGTCCTTCTTCATAAAGTTTCATAACAGCAGTGGTTAGCCCCACCACTTTGGTCAATGAAGCTAAATCGAAAGGCATATCAGGCGTTACCGCCACATCCGATTCATACGTTTGGTATCCATAAGCTTTTGCTCGAACAAGGGTTTTATCCGTTCCAAAAGCTATGGCCGCCGCCGGAAATGCTTTGTTTCGGATGGCAGACTGCAACAATTCGTCTATTGCCGAGAATTGTGCGGGTTGGTACTGGCTCGTCTTATTCATGGGCAATAATGAAGAAACCGGAATCCCACTCCAGATGGGGTATAAATTTGGGACGGTTACGGGTAATTTACCACTTACGGGCTTCCTACCTGTTAATGCTTCTGAGGCATTTTGTATAGAAGCGGGATCAGCACCATAGGCCACTGCCAGAACCGCAGGCTGGGCTTGAAGGCCAACCGTGAGGTAAGGCGAGCCAAACGAAATAAGGATCACGGTTTTGCCGAGAGAGATCAACTTATTTAAAAAGTCTTTGTGCTTCATAACGGTTTGTTTTTCTTGCGGATTTCCATGAAACCCAATATAAGCGGAGACGAGAACAACCTTAGATTGGTCTGCAATTTCAAGGGCTTTTTGGTATTCGGCAGTGTCACTCCTACGGTCTAACAGCATGGTTTTTTCCACACGAAGCCCTGTACTTTGTATCGCCCTTTGGAAAGCATCTCCCACCTTCGGGTCGTCGTCGTCATTGAGGTGCATGAGTGCAATACCGTGATTCAAACGTGGATCCAATGGAAAAAATTGCCCCTCGTTGCGCAAAAGTGTAAAGGCGGATTCGGCAATTTCTTCTGCCAAGGCTTTGTGCGTATTCAGGGAAACGTTTTTGTAAATATCGGCAATTGAAATTAATTTTTGTTCCTGCAGCTTCAGTTCTTCCTTTAATTTCAACAACTTAAGTACAGATTTATTAATCCTACCCTCCGTTAAACGTCCCGAAGTTACAGCTTGCAGAATAGCGCGGTGTGCTGCGTAGGGGTCTGGCGACATCAAAAGTTGGTCAGCACCAGCTTCTAAAGCACGTATAGCAGCCTCCCCAACCCCAAATTGAGACGTAACCCCCTTCATTCCCAAAGCATCCGTAACGATCAGTCCTTGAAAGCCCCATTCATCCACGAGAATCCCTTGAGAGATTGCGGGAGAAAGGGTCGCAGGCACATTGAGGTCTTTTTCTATGGCTGGAACCGCCAAATGTCCCACCATCACAGACTTTACGCCCTCTTTTATGGCATCCTTAAAAGGAATCAACTCCACATCGTCTAATCTTTTTCGGTCGAATGGCAAAACGGGCAACCCATGGTGCGAATCAGTGGCGGTATCGCCATGTCCGGGGAAATGCTTTACAGTGGCAATGAGTCCTTTTTCCTGCATACCGGCAACATACGCCCGAACCATTTTAGAGACCCATTCTGGAGATTCGCCATAGGAACGCACATTGATGATAGGGTTTTCGGGGTTATTGTTTACATCTGCAACAGGTGCAAAGTTTTGATGTACACCCAAAGACCGGGCCTCTTTTGCCACCAATTGTCCCATCCGATAGGCCAATTCTGGATTTTGCGTTGCACCAAGTGCCATAGCGGTAGGGAATGCAGTGGTACGTTTGGTACGCATGGCAACCCCGTTTTCCATATCCATCGAAATCAAGAGTGGGACGCCTGCCAATTCCTGCATCCAATTGGTCAATTCTGCTTGTGCCAGAGGTTCTGCAAGCGTGAGAATCACTCCCCCCACCTTTAAATCCTGAACCAAGGCTTTGAGTTGTGTCCGCTCCGCACTGTCTTCAGCGTTAAATTCTCCAAAA
The window above is part of the Rhodothermia bacterium genome. Proteins encoded here:
- a CDS encoding serine hydrolase yields the protein MKRKWWLFLCAFLSISAHSPPMGWAEQTLAQMSLEDRVAQLLSVITFGEFNAEDSAERTQLKALVQDLKVGGVILTLAEPLAQAELTNWMQELAGVPLLISMDMENGVAMRTKRTTAFPTAMALGATQNPELAYRMGQLVAKEARSLGVHQNFAPVADVNNNPENPIINVRSYGESPEWVSKMVRAYVAGMQEKGLIATVKHFPGHGDTATDSHHGLPVLPFDRKRLDDVELIPFKDAIKEGVKSVMVGHLAVPAIEKDLNVPATLSPAISQGILVDEWGFQGLIVTDALGMKGVTSQFGVGEAAIRALEAGADQLLMSPDPYAAHRAILQAVTSGRLTEGRINKSVLKLLKLKEELKLQEQKLISIADIYKNVSLNTHKALAEEIAESAFTLLRNEGQFFPLDPRLNHGIALMHLNDDDDPKVGDAFQRAIQSTGLRVEKTMLLDRRSDTAEYQKALEIADQSKVVLVSAYIGFHGNPQEKQTVMKHKDFLNKLISLGKTVILISFGSPYLTVGLQAQPAVLAVAYGADPASIQNASEALTGRKPVSGKLPVTVPNLYPIWSGIPVSSLLPMNKTSQYQPAQFSAIDELLQSAIRNKAFPAAAIAFGTDKTLVRAKAYGYQTYESDVAVTPDMPFDLASLTKVVGLTTAVMKLYEEGRLRLDDKVVKYIPEFAPNGKDQLTIRHLMTHTGGLKAFYAFYNMGIHSREGVLQHIYADKLYYTPDTKMEYSDLDMILMGLIVERISGKTLDAYLKDNFWKPLGMERTGFRTTNGADDNQRIVPTEKDTYFRKKLMQGEVHDECAWVLGGTSGHAGLFSTANDLAIFAHLMLNEGSYGGKQYLKPETIRLFTKVQRPGFSTRGLGWDTKPKAGYTTAGTKWGPRSYGHTGFTGTSIWIDPDAKVFAVLLTNRVYPTRENQKIRDIRPKYADLVWEMIKQGGVNTTTSKSNRTW